From a single Pseudoalteromonas nigrifaciens genomic region:
- the purU gene encoding formyltetrahydrofolate deformylase encodes MSYILTTQCADDVGLIAKITGLCHQHNLNITRNNEFVDKDAKRFFMRTELTGEPQSNFLPLLREILPADAKVALHNGTKTKVVLLATKEAHCLGGVLLKQFEQALNIEVQAVIANYPILEPLAKGLNVPFHVISHEGLTRSEHDQQVGDLIASYNPDIIGLAKYMRILSPEFVQRFEGKIINIHHSFLPAFIGAKPYHQAFERGVKIIGATAHFVNNELDEGPIILQDVTPVTHAETAKMMANMGKDVEKTVFCKALQLASEHKLFINGNKTVVFS; translated from the coding sequence ATGAGCTACATACTAACCACACAATGCGCCGATGATGTAGGGCTAATAGCCAAAATCACCGGGCTTTGCCACCAGCATAATTTAAATATTACACGTAATAATGAATTTGTAGACAAAGACGCTAAACGCTTTTTTATGCGTACAGAGCTCACTGGTGAGCCACAAAGTAACTTTTTACCACTACTACGCGAAATACTACCTGCAGACGCTAAAGTGGCTTTACACAATGGTACAAAAACTAAAGTTGTGTTACTTGCTACTAAAGAAGCACATTGCTTAGGTGGCGTATTATTAAAGCAATTCGAACAAGCGCTAAATATTGAAGTGCAAGCCGTTATAGCAAACTACCCTATTTTAGAGCCGCTTGCTAAAGGGCTTAATGTCCCTTTTCATGTTATCTCTCATGAGGGATTAACACGCAGCGAACACGATCAACAAGTAGGCGATTTAATTGCCAGCTATAACCCTGACATTATTGGTTTAGCTAAATATATGCGTATTTTAAGCCCTGAGTTTGTACAACGCTTTGAGGGCAAAATTATTAATATTCATCACTCGTTCTTACCCGCTTTTATTGGTGCAAAACCTTATCATCAAGCATTTGAACGTGGCGTAAAAATCATTGGAGCCACAGCTCACTTTGTCAATAACGAGTTAGACGAAGGGCCTATTATTTTGCAAGATGTTACGCCTGTAACCCACGCAGAAACTGCAAAAATGATGGCCAATATGGGTAAAGATGTAGAAAAAACAGTATTTTGTAAAGCGCTACAACTTGCCTCTGAGCATAAGCTATTTATTAACGGTAATAAAACCGTGGTGTTTTCGTAA
- a CDS encoding methyl-accepting chemotaxis protein — translation MSNLSLKSKLLLLAILPLILLLVSFLSSSYYLEMQSQQHSFDTFKSKLLKDKQTLLKTEIEIGSQVVQHQLANGTEQDAKNALRKLTFGEDGYFFIYDTNGVSVFHAMLGDAIEGQNKIAMTDPNGKKIIVGLLAQARQGGGAFTYHFQKPNTNGLVEKIGYAAMIPGTNWMLGTGAYMDDIEAELEGFELSMQKSMNEKVTTLLIIAFFCLLLTIAGALFAANHMLKPIQRMVQSLDDIAKGEGDLTRRLEIDSHDEIGQLGESFNIFVSKLHGIIASVVDVTNDVKTASVDINTQTLVIEDKLLKHNHETDLVATAITEMSATSHEVAQNTTQVAVSTQAATQEVARAQECVDISLSEVSNLMAEINTAAEQVDSLSEQSKKINSVLSVIGGIAEQTNLLALNAAIEAARAGEQGRGFAVVADEVRSLASRTQVSTLEISEMLSELHNLVTAAVNAMQASQQSCNRSVESSRAISESLGAVTTSVTTINDMSTQIATAATEQSSVTEEINRNVFAIQEIVNELTESSKTTSSVSLHLAGRGESLGELVGQFKI, via the coding sequence ATGAGTAATTTAAGCTTGAAAAGCAAATTGTTACTACTAGCTATTTTGCCGCTAATATTATTATTGGTCAGCTTTTTATCAAGTTCGTACTATTTAGAAATGCAAAGTCAGCAGCACAGCTTTGACACTTTTAAAAGTAAGTTATTAAAAGATAAACAAACGCTATTAAAAACTGAAATTGAAATTGGTAGTCAAGTAGTACAGCACCAGCTTGCAAATGGCACTGAGCAAGATGCTAAAAATGCATTAAGAAAACTAACCTTTGGCGAAGACGGCTATTTCTTTATTTATGACACTAATGGCGTGAGTGTTTTTCATGCCATGTTAGGTGATGCGATAGAAGGGCAAAACAAAATAGCCATGACTGATCCCAATGGTAAAAAAATCATTGTGGGCTTACTTGCACAAGCACGCCAGGGTGGCGGAGCATTTACCTATCATTTTCAAAAACCAAATACCAACGGCTTAGTTGAAAAAATTGGTTATGCAGCGATGATCCCTGGAACCAACTGGATGCTAGGCACTGGCGCTTATATGGACGACATAGAAGCAGAGCTTGAAGGCTTTGAGCTATCTATGCAAAAAAGCATGAACGAAAAAGTAACCACCTTATTGATCATTGCGTTCTTTTGTTTGTTATTAACTATTGCGGGTGCTTTATTTGCTGCCAACCATATGCTTAAACCAATACAAAGAATGGTGCAAAGCCTTGATGACATAGCTAAAGGTGAAGGCGACTTAACTAGACGTTTAGAAATTGACAGCCACGACGAAATTGGCCAATTAGGTGAGTCGTTTAATATATTCGTGAGTAAATTGCACGGTATTATAGCCAGTGTGGTTGATGTAACTAACGATGTTAAAACAGCATCAGTAGATATAAATACGCAAACTTTGGTGATTGAAGATAAGTTATTAAAACATAATCATGAAACTGATTTAGTCGCGACCGCGATTACTGAAATGTCTGCAACCTCTCACGAAGTGGCTCAAAATACGACCCAAGTTGCGGTGTCAACTCAGGCAGCAACGCAAGAAGTAGCAAGAGCGCAAGAATGTGTTGATATATCTTTAAGTGAAGTATCAAACTTAATGGCCGAAATAAATACAGCTGCAGAACAGGTTGATTCATTAAGTGAGCAATCTAAAAAGATTAATAGTGTATTAAGCGTTATTGGTGGTATTGCAGAGCAAACAAATTTACTGGCACTTAACGCAGCAATTGAAGCGGCTCGTGCGGGTGAGCAGGGCAGAGGTTTTGCAGTCGTTGCTGATGAAGTAAGAAGCTTAGCAAGTCGTACACAAGTAAGTACGTTAGAAATTAGCGAAATGCTTAGTGAGCTGCATAACTTAGTTACTGCGGCGGTTAACGCTATGCAAGCAAGTCAGCAAAGCTGTAATCGCTCAGTTGAGTCATCACGTGCTATTTCAGAAAGCTTAGGCGCGGTTACTACATCGGTTACCACAATAAACGATATGAGTACCCAAATAGCAACAGCTGCAACAGAGCAAAGTAGTGTAACTGAAGAGATAAACCGTAATGTTTTTGCTATTCAAGAAATTGTAAATGAGCTAACAGAGTCAAGTAAAACAACGTCATCGGTAAGTTTACATTTAGCTGGTCGTGGTGAAAGCTTAGGCGAATTGGTAGGGCAGTTTAAAATTTAA
- a CDS encoding magnesium transporter, giving the protein MIEYPVDKLPQLINDLLQCDTTERKNKLLIDAQLTLSTEHLSLLFEAIPKEQRLEIWQLLDEDTQHEIFVNLSDDSTLWLLQTLDDSDGFKLLDEVNVEELLELEEVIPERFVEYAKKQLDEAQTKQYELAQQYPSEQIGHWLGFDFLKVSEKLTAGGAKKLLHKGLPQFTEVIYLVSRKGSLIGEVAINDLIKANDNDSLITLANHDYVSLHADDDLYEAAEVVIHSEKMAMPVVNVDNKLLGRLTIASAYELRQEITDEAAAKAGGLREDEDLFASVRKSAKNRGIWLGINLATAFLASWFIGLFGATIEQVVALAVLMPIVASMGGIAGSQTLTVIVRGLALGQVTDSNRAALLKKELRVGAVNGFVWAFVIGALTFLWFNDVMLSITITVAILLNLVAASLAGVVIPSILDKMKIDPALSGSVILTTVTDIVGFVTFLGLGSLLLL; this is encoded by the coding sequence ATGATTGAGTATCCGGTTGATAAACTACCCCAACTCATAAATGACTTATTACAGTGCGACACCACAGAGCGCAAAAATAAGTTATTAATAGACGCACAATTAACATTATCAACTGAGCATTTATCATTGCTTTTTGAAGCAATACCTAAAGAGCAGCGCCTTGAAATTTGGCAGTTGTTAGATGAAGACACGCAACACGAAATATTTGTTAATTTAAGCGATGACAGCACCTTATGGTTACTGCAAACTTTAGATGATAGCGACGGTTTTAAACTATTAGACGAAGTTAATGTAGAAGAGCTGCTTGAGCTTGAAGAAGTAATTCCTGAGCGATTTGTTGAGTATGCAAAAAAACAACTCGATGAAGCACAAACAAAGCAATATGAATTAGCGCAACAATACCCTTCTGAGCAAATAGGTCACTGGTTAGGTTTTGACTTTTTAAAAGTGTCTGAAAAGTTAACCGCGGGAGGCGCTAAAAAGTTACTCCATAAAGGGTTGCCGCAGTTCACAGAGGTTATTTATTTAGTGAGCCGTAAGGGCAGTTTAATTGGTGAAGTGGCAATTAATGATTTAATAAAAGCCAATGACAACGACAGTTTAATTACTTTAGCAAACCATGACTATGTATCGCTGCATGCAGATGATGATTTATACGAAGCTGCGGAAGTGGTTATTCATAGCGAAAAAATGGCAATGCCGGTTGTTAATGTTGATAACAAATTACTGGGCCGTTTAACCATTGCTTCAGCGTATGAGTTACGCCAAGAAATAACCGACGAGGCTGCCGCTAAAGCGGGTGGTCTGCGTGAAGACGAAGATTTATTTGCGAGTGTGCGAAAAAGTGCTAAAAACCGAGGTATTTGGTTAGGTATAAATTTGGCGACTGCATTTTTAGCCTCGTGGTTTATTGGCCTGTTTGGTGCAACTATAGAGCAAGTAGTGGCTTTAGCGGTATTAATGCCAATAGTGGCCTCTATGGGCGGAATTGCCGGGAGTCAAACGCTCACCGTTATTGTACGTGGCTTGGCACTTGGCCAGGTAACCGACTCTAACCGCGCAGCGCTACTTAAAAAAGAGCTAAGAGTGGGCGCGGTAAATGGTTTTGTATGGGCTTTTGTTATTGGCGCATTGACCTTTTTGTGGTTTAACGACGTTATGCTAAGTATTACTATTACCGTGGCTATTTTGCTTAACTTAGTTGCAGCATCGTTAGCCGGTGTAGTGATCCCTTCTATTTTAGATAAAATGAAAATAGATCCTGCGCTTTCGGGCTCAGTTATTTTAACTACAGTAACCGATATAGTTGGTTTTGTTACCTTTTTAGGTTTAGGTAGTTTGCTACTGTTATAG
- a CDS encoding IS4 family transposase gives MDIQTALSTTFSSADEFTTLDNLSGILDPELLNQAFKKSGVATVRKRRLPLDAVVWSVIGMSLFRHESVWDIASKMDIALPGKGKLVAPSAMVQARQRLGEGAVEQVFKMMASRHYNHAHFDTFCGLNLLAVDGVVFRTHDTPENKDVFGCGSTQYGENTYPQIRMVCHMELTSHQLINCTFNGQHQGEMTLAEELIEGTPDNSLTLFDRGHYSLGLLHRWHQAGTERHWMIPVRKGLTVDTIKKMSKNDQLVRLKTSPQARKKFTDLPEFIEARLLTYTHNNKQYQILTSMLDVMRYPSKEIADLYMHRWEIEIGYREIKQTMLHSNYILRSKRPDMIRQELWGLLIAYNIIRIAMREAAELLEVWPNQLSFSHCSRHINVFLLTIPLTSPGNLPKHYEHLLETLTLFQLPTRRHERSFPRCVKKKPSKYPYKKKPVSVN, from the coding sequence ATGGATATTCAAACAGCTCTTTCAACCACTTTCTCATCTGCTGATGAATTTACAACGCTTGATAACTTATCTGGCATATTAGATCCCGAATTACTTAACCAAGCTTTTAAAAAGTCAGGTGTCGCCACCGTTCGTAAACGTCGCTTACCACTCGATGCTGTCGTTTGGTCTGTGATTGGTATGAGCTTATTTCGTCATGAATCTGTTTGGGATATAGCCTCTAAAATGGACATCGCATTACCAGGTAAAGGGAAACTAGTTGCCCCTAGTGCCATGGTTCAAGCGAGACAACGCTTAGGTGAAGGTGCTGTCGAGCAGGTCTTCAAGATGATGGCGTCACGGCATTATAATCATGCCCACTTTGATACATTTTGTGGCTTAAATCTATTAGCTGTTGATGGCGTTGTTTTTCGTACACATGATACGCCAGAGAATAAAGACGTATTTGGGTGTGGCTCAACCCAGTATGGTGAAAATACCTATCCGCAAATTCGAATGGTATGCCACATGGAGCTAACGAGCCATCAACTCATTAATTGTACTTTTAACGGGCAACATCAAGGGGAAATGACACTCGCTGAAGAGCTCATTGAAGGTACACCGGATAACTCATTAACCTTATTTGATCGCGGTCATTATTCATTAGGGCTTTTGCATCGTTGGCATCAAGCAGGGACTGAAAGGCACTGGATGATACCTGTCAGAAAAGGCTTAACGGTTGATACCATAAAGAAAATGAGTAAAAATGACCAGTTAGTGCGTCTTAAAACATCGCCACAAGCGCGAAAAAAGTTTACTGACTTGCCAGAGTTTATAGAAGCTCGTCTGCTTACTTACACGCATAATAATAAGCAGTATCAGATTCTTACATCAATGCTTGATGTAATGCGTTACCCATCAAAAGAAATCGCTGATTTGTACATGCATCGCTGGGAAATAGAAATAGGATATCGAGAAATAAAACAAACAATGTTGCACTCAAACTATATCCTACGCTCAAAAAGGCCGGATATGATAAGGCAAGAATTGTGGGGGTTACTAATTGCCTACAATATTATAAGAATAGCCATGCGTGAGGCAGCAGAGTTACTAGAAGTATGGCCAAATCAACTGAGTTTTTCTCATTGTTCAAGACATATCAATGTATTTCTGTTAACTATCCCACTGACAAGTCCGGGAAATTTACCAAAACACTATGAGCATTTATTAGAAACGCTGACGCTATTTCAGTTACCAACAAGGCGTCATGAGCGCAGCTTTCCACGATGTGTGAAAAAGAAACCATCTAAATATCCCTATAAAAAAAAGCCAGTCAGTGTTAACTGA
- a CDS encoding HI1450 family dsDNA-mimic protein, which yields MSGPRLYTEEEATHQAYDIFLELAPSNLNEQDVETFNQYREELGFIEEGEPDEQWQDFVALEVEADHFLQVLVGLEFENDDVLFAKILISRDKDAPFCHILWKETE from the coding sequence ATGTCAGGCCCGCGTTTATACACAGAAGAAGAAGCAACTCATCAAGCGTACGATATTTTTTTAGAGTTGGCACCAAGCAACCTGAATGAGCAAGACGTTGAAACTTTTAATCAATACAGAGAAGAACTTGGTTTTATTGAAGAGGGCGAGCCCGATGAGCAATGGCAGGATTTTGTTGCTCTAGAAGTTGAAGCTGATCATTTTTTGCAGGTGTTAGTAGGCTTAGAATTTGAAAATGACGATGTATTATTCGCTAAAATTTTAATTAGCCGTGATAAAGACGCGCCTTTTTGTCACATTTTATGGAAAGAGACTGAGTAA
- a CDS encoding endo alpha-1,4 polygalactosaminidase: MKYLFFILLFITANVTAKPETNNSIAFYYSAPMPLAEMTFYSRVVVQPELITKHELNWLKQRNIAVYAYLSVGESFSKSESSLSVNPNWNSHISDLTAAQWQQHIQNSALSLKARGFNGLFLDTLDSYQLLDKKHNKSAQQA; this comes from the coding sequence ATGAAGTATTTATTTTTTATACTGCTATTTATCACCGCAAATGTAACTGCTAAACCTGAGACTAATAATAGTATCGCTTTTTATTACTCTGCACCTATGCCCTTAGCTGAAATGACTTTTTATTCGCGTGTAGTAGTGCAACCCGAGCTAATAACCAAGCACGAGCTGAACTGGCTCAAACAGCGTAACATTGCTGTTTATGCTTATTTAAGTGTTGGCGAGTCGTTTTCAAAAAGTGAGTCTTCACTTAGTGTCAATCCTAATTGGAATAGCCATATTAGCGACTTAACTGCAGCGCAGTGGCAACAGCATATACAAAATAGTGCGCTATCACTAAAGGCACGTGGCTTTAATGGCTTATTTTTAGATACCCTTGATAGCTACCAGCTATTAGACAAAAAACATAATAAAAGCGCCCAGCAAGCGTAA
- the pelG gene encoding exopolysaccharide Pel transporter PelG → MFFCGLFYNIGVWADKIIFWYSPSTSIEIIGTLRASPIYDLPIFLAYLSIIPGMAVFLVRMETDFVEEYDRFYTAIREGASLNEIYLLKDNMIQTAQGGLYDIFKIQGITVACLLLWGEQTLTFIGIDPNYKTLLFIDVVGVGVQVIFLSILNILFYLDKRFTVLVLAAIFLVVNVVFTYLSVALGPQFYGYGFAFATIISSVVGLFWLSKQFEDLEYETFMLQ, encoded by the coding sequence CTGTTCTTTTGTGGCTTGTTTTACAATATAGGTGTTTGGGCTGATAAAATTATTTTTTGGTACTCTCCTAGTACTTCAATAGAAATTATCGGCACTCTCAGGGCAAGTCCTATTTACGACTTACCCATATTTTTAGCCTACTTGTCTATTATTCCTGGTATGGCCGTGTTTTTAGTAAGAATGGAAACCGACTTTGTAGAGGAGTACGACCGTTTTTACACTGCAATACGCGAAGGTGCCTCTTTAAATGAAATTTATTTATTAAAAGATAATATGATACAAACTGCTCAAGGTGGTTTATACGATATATTTAAAATTCAGGGTATTACTGTAGCTTGCTTATTACTTTGGGGTGAGCAAACACTCACTTTTATAGGCATAGATCCTAACTACAAAACCTTATTATTTATCGATGTAGTGGGTGTGGGTGTACAGGTTATCTTTTTATCAATACTCAATATTTTATTTTATTTAGATAAACGTTTTACTGTACTGGTACTCGCTGCAATATTTTTAGTCGTAAATGTTGTTTTTACCTATTTATCGGTTGCACTTGGACCACAGTTTTATGGCTATGGCTTTGCATTTGCAACTATTATTAGCTCGGTTGTGGGTTTGTTTTGGTTATCTAAACAGTTTGAAGATTTAGAATACGAAACCTTTATGCTGCAATAA
- a CDS encoding DUF21 domain-containing protein: MTFDVMIWCAIALCISQSAIFSGLNLAFFSLSRLQLEMESSKGNAAAIKVMALRNDSNFLLSTILWGNVGINVLLTLLSDSVLMGASSFLFSTIAITIIGEITPQAYFSRNALKMASMLSPLIKFYQLLFYVVAKPTGLILDAWLGKEGITYFAESELRGIIRKHIEAEEADVQHVEGIGALNFFSLDEISVTQEGEVIDPDSIIALPTKLDLPIFPELTLSADNEFLRKLHKSGYNWVIITNQAGDPLLVVDADGFLRAALFEPDTFDPYHFCHRPIIVIDESMRLSDVILKIRASHSLDKSFDGAIEHDVVLVWGDEKRIITGADIFGRLLKGMSAPKLELNPSIDQPKPL; encoded by the coding sequence ATGACTTTTGATGTCATGATTTGGTGTGCTATTGCACTGTGTATTTCGCAGTCAGCAATATTTTCGGGTTTAAACTTGGCGTTTTTTTCGCTAAGTAGATTACAACTCGAAATGGAAAGCAGTAAAGGTAACGCCGCTGCGATAAAAGTAATGGCACTGCGTAACGATTCAAACTTTTTACTCTCGACTATTTTGTGGGGAAACGTAGGTATTAACGTACTGCTGACCTTACTTTCTGACTCGGTATTAATGGGTGCAAGTTCTTTTTTATTCTCAACTATTGCTATTACTATTATTGGCGAAATTACACCACAGGCGTATTTTTCACGTAATGCGTTAAAAATGGCCAGCATGTTGTCGCCGTTAATTAAGTTTTATCAATTACTGTTTTATGTCGTTGCTAAGCCTACAGGGCTAATACTCGATGCTTGGTTAGGCAAAGAAGGTATTACCTACTTTGCAGAGAGTGAGCTCAGAGGCATTATTCGTAAGCACATAGAAGCTGAAGAAGCCGATGTACAGCACGTAGAAGGTATTGGTGCACTTAACTTTTTTAGTTTAGATGAAATTAGTGTTACTCAAGAAGGCGAAGTGATAGATCCCGACTCAATCATAGCGTTACCAACCAAGCTTGATTTACCAATATTTCCTGAACTAACACTCAGTGCCGATAATGAATTTTTACGCAAACTGCACAAGTCTGGTTACAACTGGGTAATTATTACTAATCAGGCCGGTGATCCTTTGTTAGTGGTTGATGCGGATGGCTTTTTACGCGCAGCTTTGTTTGAGCCAGACACATTTGATCCGTACCACTTTTGCCACAGACCAATAATAGTGATCGATGAAAGTATGCGCTTAAGTGACGTTATTTTAAAAATTCGCGCCAGTCATTCATTAGACAAGTCATTCGATGGGGCAATTGAGCACGATGTAGTACTGGTATGGGGCGATGAAAAACGCATTATTACTGGGGCTGATATTTTTGGCCGATTACTAAAAGGTATGAGTGCGCCTAAACTTGAATTAAACCCCAGTATAGATCAACCTAAACCGCTTTAA
- a CDS encoding CidA/LrgA family protein gives MKYVLSSAIILLCLAAAKFIMHSIGGSFPAPLLAMVILLLLLLTGIVKEHQLKPCASPILNIMPIFFIPAGVGFIEHLGLIKSHWPFLVAIVLLVPISTLLLVSSVIAYFKGRVNND, from the coding sequence ATGAAATATGTGTTAAGTAGCGCAATTATTTTACTCTGCTTAGCGGCGGCTAAATTCATTATGCACAGTATTGGCGGCAGTTTTCCTGCGCCTTTACTAGCAATGGTTATTTTATTGCTGCTACTGTTAACTGGCATAGTAAAAGAGCATCAATTAAAGCCCTGCGCTTCACCTATTTTAAATATTATGCCCATCTTTTTTATTCCTGCGGGGGTTGGCTTTATTGAGCACCTTGGCTTAATAAAGTCGCATTGGCCTTTTTTAGTTGCCATTGTATTGCTAGTCCCTATTAGTACCTTATTGTTAGTGAGTAGTGTTATTGCCTACTTTAAAGGACGCGTAAATAATGACTGA
- a CDS encoding LrgB family protein, translated as MTEQLKSLTTQLTPDLWWLSVPFIIALFLLLRLLNQRVKHVILKSLTNPVFLSIAIIALLLVNLNLPYTKFASHSQLLSWLLEPAIVALALPLYQQFVHVRKNLLLIVTTCSLGIINATVVAFLLSMIFAVPTQLSASVAALSVTTPITLIVTESLGGIDSLAAALVIFIGLLGALFGFVLFKLIKIYNHEAQGVAMGTACHAIGTAAALVEHPKIGAFSSVAMALSALLTAVIVPFLYPILVNTLL; from the coding sequence ATGACTGAGCAACTAAAATCGCTAACAACACAACTAACTCCAGATTTATGGTGGCTTAGCGTACCGTTTATTATTGCGCTGTTTTTATTATTAAGGCTACTTAACCAGCGGGTTAAGCATGTTATTTTAAAATCACTTACTAACCCTGTATTTTTAAGTATAGCTATTATTGCTTTACTCTTGGTTAATTTAAACTTGCCTTACACTAAATTTGCTAGCCACAGCCAATTACTAAGTTGGCTGTTAGAGCCCGCTATTGTGGCACTAGCATTACCTTTATATCAGCAGTTTGTTCATGTACGTAAAAACTTACTCTTAATTGTAACCACTTGTAGTTTAGGGATTATTAACGCCACTGTAGTGGCTTTTTTACTCAGCATGATATTTGCTGTACCCACACAACTTAGCGCCTCAGTTGCAGCATTGAGTGTAACAACTCCTATAACGCTAATTGTAACCGAGTCATTAGGCGGTATTGACTCACTCGCTGCTGCCTTGGTTATTTTTATTGGTTTATTGGGTGCTTTATTTGGCTTTGTACTTTTTAAACTAATTAAAATTTATAACCATGAAGCGCAAGGCGTTGCCATGGGTACTGCCTGTCACGCTATTGGCACCGCAGCAGCATTGGTTGAGCATCCTAAAATAGGTGCATTTTCATCGGTTGCCATGGCATTAAGTGCGCTTTTAACGGCTGTAATAGTACCGTTTTTATATCCAATCTTAGTCAACACTTTGCTATAG
- a CDS encoding crotonase/enoyl-CoA hydratase family protein — protein MIKLEKQQGIAIVTLSRAQKQNALSFAMFVELNKIIKKLKKDRSIRAVVLKGDGDHFCAGLDIAAVMASPLNIIKLLFKWLPGNKNLAQRVVLGWQSLSVPVIAQINGNCLGGGLQIALGADYRIVHHDAQFAIMEARWGLCPDMGANVVMSGLVKRDQALWLASHADPISALQAKELGLVTQVTDDTEAATQKMLEILLARSPDTLAAIKRVTQQSYKTQQRNILAKETFSQIRLLLSPNTKKAIAKAKGKTDIHYANPKRW, from the coding sequence ATGATAAAGTTAGAAAAACAACAAGGCATTGCAATTGTCACACTAAGCAGAGCTCAAAAACAAAATGCTTTAAGCTTTGCTATGTTTGTTGAGCTTAATAAAATAATAAAAAAGCTTAAAAAAGATCGCAGCATCCGCGCCGTAGTTTTAAAAGGCGATGGCGATCACTTTTGCGCGGGGTTAGATATAGCCGCAGTTATGGCGTCGCCGCTTAATATTATTAAATTATTATTTAAATGGTTACCTGGCAATAAAAATTTAGCCCAGCGGGTAGTATTGGGTTGGCAATCGCTTAGCGTGCCGGTTATTGCCCAAATTAATGGCAACTGCCTTGGCGGTGGATTGCAAATTGCACTCGGCGCTGACTATAGAATAGTGCACCACGATGCCCAATTTGCCATTATGGAAGCGCGTTGGGGGTTATGCCCAGATATGGGGGCTAATGTTGTAATGAGCGGTTTAGTAAAACGCGACCAAGCACTATGGCTTGCCAGCCATGCTGATCCAATAAGTGCGCTACAAGCAAAAGAGCTTGGCTTGGTCACTCAAGTAACTGATGACACCGAGGCTGCCACACAAAAAATGTTGGAAATACTATTAGCCCGCTCGCCCGACACTCTGGCGGCAATTAAGCGCGTTACCCAGCAAAGCTATAAAACTCAGCAACGCAACATACTCGCCAAAGAAACCTTTAGCCAAATTAGATTATTACTTAGCCCAAATACCAAAAAGGCAATTGCTAAAGCAAAGGGTAAAACCGATATTCATTATGCCAACCCTAAACGCTGGTAA
- a CDS encoding mechanosensitive ion channel family protein has product MISPEIEQFEKYYAMLTEYLVTYSMQIVGAIFILLIGLWVAQKLANVVANLMARHNIDVTLTNFVSNLVKVLLIIIVIIIALGKIGISVTPFVAAIGAASLGAGLAMQGMLSNYGAGLAIIATRPFVVGDTIEVKNVSGQVKIIELGHTVLIDEEKVEITIPNKHILGEILHNSFKFSLVKGEITIAYSACSNTAVQLIEDVVNGHELVAKVPNAQIGIERFADNGVTISYRYWVPTTKIIETKLAINGGVYSAMNKANIEIPLPQRIVSIIKGD; this is encoded by the coding sequence ATGATCAGCCCAGAAATAGAACAGTTTGAAAAATACTACGCCATGCTTACCGAGTATTTAGTTACCTATAGCATGCAAATTGTAGGTGCTATTTTCATACTCTTAATTGGCTTATGGGTTGCGCAAAAGCTTGCCAACGTAGTGGCTAATTTAATGGCTCGCCATAATATTGACGTCACGTTAACTAACTTTGTGAGTAACCTAGTTAAAGTGTTGCTCATAATAATTGTCATTATTATTGCGCTGGGCAAAATAGGCATTAGTGTTACCCCTTTTGTGGCCGCTATTGGTGCTGCGTCGCTTGGTGCGGGTTTGGCAATGCAAGGTATGTTGTCTAATTATGGTGCTGGCCTTGCTATTATTGCCACTCGTCCTTTTGTGGTTGGCGACACTATAGAGGTTAAAAATGTCAGCGGGCAAGTTAAAATAATAGAGCTGGGGCATACAGTACTTATTGACGAAGAAAAGGTAGAAATAACTATACCCAATAAGCATATCCTCGGTGAAATACTCCATAACTCGTTTAAGTTTTCATTGGTAAAAGGCGAAATTACCATTGCTTACAGCGCGTGCTCAAATACCGCAGTTCAACTAATTGAAGATGTTGTGAATGGCCATGAGCTTGTGGCTAAAGTGCCCAATGCACAAATTGGTATAGAACGCTTTGCCGACAATGGCGTAACTATTAGCTACCGCTACTGGGTACCAACCACTAAAATAATCGAAACCAAGTTGGCTATTAATGGTGGGGTTTATAGCGCTATGAATAAAGCGAATATTGAAATACCTTTACCGCAGCGCATTGTTAGTATTATTAAAGGTGATTAA